The genome window CGCTTCAACACCCCAGCCTTCCTGGTAAAGCATCAAGTTGTTTAAGACACTTCGAATGGTGAGCTCAGGGTTTTCTTCGATGGGGTAGTCTTTGAGGTTTTCGTCCCCGCCGTCTCCATCTATCAAATATTTCCAATCTGGATACCTTGCGCGGACGCCTTTGCACAGCGCAAGTGCCATCGTGGCAGACTGGACATCCAGCGGTTTGTAGTCTTCTATAACGCGAATGGCATCCGTGTAGCTTATATCCGCCAGGTCCGTTTCGATCACTTCAAGGAACATTGACAGGCCAAGCTCGTGGAGGAAGGCCATTGATTGTTTTGCATCGTCCCCTTCATTTACCGAAAGGGTAAATGCTTTCAGCCGCGCGGGTGACTCGCCGCGTTTGAGAAGCAGGTGGTGCATGACCAAAAATACAGCGCCGCTATCGATGCCGCCTGAAAACAAAACGCCAATAGGATCTTTGGCGCTGTTGTTTTTTTTGGCTGCTGATGGAGCGTCAATGGTGTCGAGCCAATCGTTGCACGCATCCGCAAGCGCGCCGATGTAGGCTTCGCCAATTGCGTTCAGGTCGGTGCTGAGTACGTTCTGTTCGGGTGTGAAATACCGTTTGTAGACCGGGTTCGGATCGGGACAGCCCAGCAACTGGATTTCAACCAGGTGATGTGCTGGTACCATTCGGGTGTATGAAGGGTGAAACTGGTCGTCGAGTCCTTCCTTTTTAAGTTGTTCGAGCAATTCATCCATGCGCTCAGCGACAATCAGGCAGGGGCCTTCGTGTCTTTTTGCGAGGAAATACCGCATGGGCCGGCCAAGGGACCGCGCCATCCGGATGGTCTTTCCTTCTTTCTGAAGGATAGCAAACTGGCCCTTGATTTGTCCGACGCGGTCCGGGTCGCCTGAAGCCACAGCGGCTTCAGCTTCTTCCTGCGTCATGTTCAGCAGAATATTGGCCGCGGGATCCATCAAGTCTACCAGGCGCTCCACATAAGCCGCGCCATGAGGCGGGATGCCCGTGTTGTTATAATTTGAATCCAAAATCATAGAAAAAACCAACTGATTGATTATCTTGCCGTCTCGTGAGAAGAGAAATAAGTTAATCGCTGCGCATGCGGATATCAAAGTATAGTTTTACCGAATTGTTGGCCTATTCTTTTTTGACTATTATGAGGCGTTAGAATGCAATTCCGGGGGGCGTTTTTCTGCGCCGTTTTATCTCCTCATCAAGATGATGGTTACATGCCGAAAAGCGGCAGCCGCTTCCATTCGTACTAAGTAAAAGATGAATATTTCAAAAGCTGTTATCACAGCTGCCGGCAAAGGGCAGCGAACCCTTCCCCTTCAAACCCTCATAGACCGCGACGGCACCGAGAAGTCCGTTTTACAGATTGTAGTAGAAGAGGCGCTACGTGGTGGCATTGAAGAAGTCTGTGTGGTGGTTCGCCCAGGCGATGAAGTTGCTTATGCTGAAGTGGTTGGTGATCACGCGGGCCGGCTGCAGTTTGTCCATCAAACCAGTCCGCTCGGCTACGGCCATGCTGTGTATTGTGCCCGCGAGTTTGTCGGACACGATCCGTTTTTGCACCTCGTTGGCGATCACCTCTACATCAGTCGTGATACCCGGGGGTGTGCAGCCCAGTTAATTGAGGTGGCGCAGCGCGAAAATTGCTCGGTCTCCGCTGTGCATGCTACCCGCGAGAACTTGTTGCCGTA of Bacteroidota bacterium contains these proteins:
- a CDS encoding asparagine synthase-related protein, translated to MILDSNYNNTGIPPHGAAYVERLVDLMDPAANILLNMTQEEAEAAVASGDPDRVGQIKGQFAILQKEGKTIRMARSLGRPMRYFLAKRHEGPCLIVAERMDELLEQLKKEGLDDQFHPSYTRMVPAHHLVEIQLLGCPDPNPVYKRYFTPEQNVLSTDLNAIGEAYIGALADACNDWLDTIDAPSAAKKNNSAKDPIGVLFSGGIDSGAVFLVMHHLLLKRGESPARLKAFTLSVNEGDDAKQSMAFLHELGLSMFLEVIETDLADISYTDAIRVIEDYKPLDVQSATMALALCKGVRARYPDWKYLIDGDGGDENLKDYPIEENPELTIRSVLNNLMLYQEGWGVEAIKHSLTYSGGQSRGHIRSYAPARMLGFSGFSPFALPAVIEVAEGIPFIALTDWDHEKLYALKGDIVRRGVKAITGIDMPVFEKRRFQHGAVDKDGFASIFPKHEAAYRSTFSKLYA